The DNA region GCTGCGATCGCACGGGCGTTAAACTGGATTGCATCTATGCAATGTAAACCAGGCGGCTGGGCTGCATTCGATTTGGATAATGATCAAGATTGGCTTAACTCCATCCCTTATGGCGACTTGAAAGCGATGATTGATCCAAATACCGCAGATGTTACGGCTAGAGTCGTAGAAATGCTGGGTGCTTGTGATTTGTCAATTGATAGTGATAATTTAGAGCGATCGCTTACTTATCTTCACAGCGAACAAGAAACCGAAGGCTGTTGGTTTGGTCGTTGGGGTGTAAATTATATCTACGGCACCAGTGGTGTTTTATCAGCTTTGGCGTTAATTGCTCCTCAAAGGCATAAACTCAGTATAGAACGAGGAGCAGCTTGGTTGGTTGGATGTCAAAACCGAGATGGGGGTTGGGGTGAGACTTGCCGCAGCTATAACGATCCCAGTCTTAAAGGAAAAGGAAATAGTACTGCATCTCAAACCGCTTGGGCTTTAATTGGCCTCTTGGCAGCAGGTGAAGCAACTGGTAAATTAGCTCTTGAAGTCATTGAGCGAGGAATTAGCTATCTCGTGGCAACTCAACAACCCGATGGTACTTGGTTTGAGGCTGACTTTACAGGTACTGGCTTTCCTTGCCATTTTTATCTCAAGTATCATCTGTATCAACAATACTTTCCTTTAATCGCTCTAGGTCGCTATCAAGCACTGATTCAAAAAGGTTAAGAGTAATTTATTGAAAGCAAGGGGAAACTCCATTCCCGGCTTCGTCTCGCTACGCTAACGTAGATGTACGAGGTTGTTTTCCTCGTTGCTCTACGGTGTACACACCTAACTTTTCACGTTATGTGGAAAAGTTCACGAAAACCTAACCCCCTAAACCTCTTCCCGACACAGGAAGGGGGAAAAATTCAAAGTCTCTCTCCTTTTAGGAGAGAGATTTAGAGAGAGGTTTTTCTGCAATGCCATTGCAGGTCAAGAGACTTGTGTGTATAAAGCGTAGTAAACCTTTGAAGCTTAGTCCCTAAGTATAGGAGAAAATCATGGCTAATTCATCATTTAATCTCTCTGACTTGAATGGCAGCAACGGCTTTGCTATAAACGGCTTAGATGGGAACTCAGGCTACAGCGTCAGTAATGCGGGGGATATCAACAACGATGGCGTTGACGACTTGATTATTAGCGCACCTCTTGCCAACCGCAATGACATCATTTTCGCTGGGGAAAGCTATGTGGTATTTGGGGGGGCAAATGTTGGCAGTAGCGGCGTGTTCAATCTCTCTGACTTGAATGGCACTAATGGCTTTACTATCACCGGCTTTGGTGGCGACTCAGGCAGGTCAGTCAGCAATGCAGGGGATATCAACAACGATGGTATTGACGACCTGATTATTGGCGCACCTTTTGCCTTTCGCAACGGCATCTCTCAAGTTGGGGAAAGTTATGTGGTGTTTGGGGGGACGAATGTTGCCAGTAGCGGCGCCCTCAACCTCTCTGACTTGAATGGCGCTAATGGCTTTACCATCACCGGCATTAATGAAATAGACACCATAGGCAACTCAGTTAGCAATGCGGGAGACATTAACAACGATGGTATTGACGACTTAATTATTGGGGGATTTGGGAAAAGCTATGTGGTGTTTGGGAGGACGAATGTGGGCAGTGGTGGCAGCCTCAACCCTTCATCCCTGGATGGCACTAATGGCTTTGTCATTAATATTGTGGGTAACAACAAATTCAGTCTCTCAGTCAGCAATGCGGGGGATATTAACAATGATGGCATTGACGACCTGATTCTTGGGGCGTATGAAGCCGACCCTAACGGCAAGGAGAATGCTGGGCAAAGCTATGTGATATTTGGGGGGAAAAATATCGGCAGTGGCGGCACTTTTAACCTCTCTAACTTAAATGGTACTAATGGCTTTGCTATTAATGGTATTGCAGCAGGCAACGAATCAGGCTTTACAGTCAGCAATGGGGGGGACATTAACAACGATGGCATTGATGATCTGATTATTGGGGCATCGCGTGCGCCCGCCAACGGCGTCAATCAAGCTGGGCAAACCTATGTGCTATTTGGGGGAACGAATATCGGCACTAGCGGCACTTTTAACCTCTCTGACTTGAATAGGACTAATGGCTTTGTCATTAACGGTATTACTGAGAATAGCTTCTCAAGCTCCTCAGTCAGCAATGCAGGAGACGTTAACGCTGATGGTATTGACGACCTGATTATTGGCGCACCTAATAGTAACCAAACCTATGTGGTCTTTGGGGGAAGGAATGTCGGCAAAAGTGGCAGCCTCAACCTCTCTGACTTGAATGGCACTAATGGCTTCGCCATTCCTGGGGGTGGCGCGATAGGTCTTTCAGTTAGTTCTGCGGGTGACATCAACAACGATGGCGTTGACGACCTAATTATAGGCGCACCTTTTGCCTCACCCAACGGCATCTCTGGCGCTGGACAAAGCTATGTGTTGTTTGGGGGGCCAAATATCGGCGTCGGTACTCTTAAGCTGACGGGAACTCCTGGTGCAGATACTCTTGTAGGCACAGCTAGCAACAACATTATCGATGGTTTAGCTGGTAACGATACCCTAACAGGCGGTGGTGGTCAAGATAAGTTTGTGATTCGCCGAGGCGATGGCAATGACATCATCACTGATTTTGGCGGTGTAGGTAAAAGCCCAAATCCATCGGCGGCTGTGATTGCGAAAGTAGACACTTTGCAATTTACAGGGAGTGGCTTAACTGTCCGAAATCTGCTATTGACTCAAATAGGCAAGATTCTAGAAGTTACCTTTGAAAATGTGGCTAATACCAAAGTCACTCTGCAAAACTTTCAGTTGGAAAACTTGCATAATCTGAAAGCTTCTGGAACAAGACCAGCGATTAGTAATATCCTGTTTGATGGGCAAACTAGCATCACCAACTTTAATGTCTTTGATGCCAATTCCACTCAAACTAGCCTGTTTGAAAAAAATACGGTGACATTCCTCAATGACTTATCTAACGATATTCAGGGTTTTGACAACTCTGCTGATGTGGTCAATGCTCAAGGGGGTAATGACAAAATCGACGGCAAAAGTGGCAATGACCTGCTGCGGGGTGGCGCTGGTAATGATACTTTCATTGGTGGTGCAGGCAATGATACCCTTGTTGGTGGTGCGGGTGCTGACAGATTTTTGTACAATACCAATGCTGCCTTTGCTAGTGCTGCTGTTGGTGTAGATGCGATCGCTGATTTTAAACACTCCGAAGGTGACAAAATTATCCTGGATAAGACTACCTTTAGTGCTATTACTTCTGCTACGGGAACAGGTTTTAGTAATGCCAGTGATTTTAAAATCACTTCTTCAGCAGCGACCAGCACGGCAAAAATTGTCTATGACGCTGTGAGTGGACAGTTGTTTTATAACCAAAATGGTAGCGCGGCTGGTTTTGGTAGCGGTGGTCTATTTGCAACTCTGACTGGTGCGCCGACTTTGATAGGTTCAGACTTCATCATTCAAGCGTAGTTGATTAATAGGGCAGATACTAAGACACTTAAAAATAAAGGTGAGGCATAGCCCCACCTACGATTCTTAACTCAAAACTGTTACAGCACTTGCTTGAAGAAAGTCACTAAATCTTCAAGATTAGGTGTGTGAAGTAAATCTAATACTTCTGTGGCTTTTTCAGAAGGTATATAGTCATTTGGTACTCCGATGACTGAAGTTCCCAAATTTTGGGCGAGATGATACCAAAAAGCCAATTTACAATCAACGCTCATTGAAGTATAGTCCTGTGTGGGAATTTCCTTTTCCCCTGCTTCATCTGGGTGTAGCAACTGACGCAAAGCAATTAGCTGTTCTGCCTGGGACAAGTTTTGAATTTGTGCAAGCAAACTTGCAGTACTTTCATTTTGCACATCATTGAGAGCGATCGCTGGAATTTCATCAGAAATTTCAGTATAAAGTAATGCTAAAACCGTCAGGCGATCGTCTGTATCCAAACTCTGAAATTTTGATACACTTTGTTCTAAAAAGTTGACGTTCGTGGAAGTCATAAACACCTCATATTAACTACTTAAATAACTAAAAAAGTATCGATTTAACTTCAAATAAAACACTACATAAAGGTAGACTAGTAATATAAATTAGGCATATTTAAACCAACCAAAAGACAGATTAATCCAACTATAATTATTTTTAATATATTAAGTACAAAATAAAGAGCGTTACAACTATAGGGCACAACTCCATTCAAGATATAGATGAACGATGGACACAGAGGAAGAGTTTTAGTTTTTACTCTGGGTTTATTTATCAAAAAAATGAAAACGCCAGTCATTAAAATTCAGCTAGATATTAAGCGACTGGCGGGGCAAGCTTTAACAAAAGGGCTATAATACCCTTGCCATATTCATGAGGACGATGCTGCATATCGCAGGCTAGAGTTGGAACGCTACGCTAACACCAATTGCCTAAACCTAGCGAAGAGTAAAAGCATTCTGATTGCTGACTTCTACTACAACCAAATGAACTTGGTATAACAGACATCCACAGGGGCTAAAAAGGTAGCCAAGCAGTTTCAAAACTTCAAAAGTGCTAAATTTCAGCACCTGCTTTTGCTTCAGCGCCCATTGGCGAAACATAATCACGGAAAAGAGTAATTTGTTGCTCAAACTCTAATCCTTGAATTCTGCCAAGCAACTGTTGACATTCTGAGGGAAGTTCATAGTCAGAAGGTACAGGAATGATAGTACCCTGATCCATACCTTGAGATAATCTATACCAAAATAGTAGCTTAGTGGTATCACCTAAAGAACCATATTCACGAGAAATTTGGGTATCTACTTTATTAATCAAGTCACGCTGAACTTGTAATTGTTCTTCGTGAGATAATTCCTTAACTTGATTAAACAAACCTTCAGCAATTTCTGGGGAAACAGTGCTGGCGCCAGGAGCGGCTGGCGTAATTGAGCCACCCATTTCTTTGTAAACGAACCAAAACAAAGCCAGTTGTTGATCCACACCCAACTGTTGCCAAGCTTGAACATGTTCACGAATAGTTGGATCGCCAGTTTGTGTAAATGTCATTATTAACTCCGATTGCAATTAATCCATTTCATTAGCAAGGTTATCAAATGTACATTTAACCTTTTACCCTACTGAAGACAGATGTATTGGAATCAGAAAGAAGAACAATTATAAAGAAAACATAGATTGGGCAAACTGTAG from Nostoc commune NIES-4072 includes:
- a CDS encoding beta strand repeat-containing protein, encoding MANSSFNLSDLNGSNGFAINGLDGNSGYSVSNAGDINNDGVDDLIISAPLANRNDIIFAGESYVVFGGANVGSSGVFNLSDLNGTNGFTITGFGGDSGRSVSNAGDINNDGIDDLIIGAPFAFRNGISQVGESYVVFGGTNVASSGALNLSDLNGANGFTITGINEIDTIGNSVSNAGDINNDGIDDLIIGGFGKSYVVFGRTNVGSGGSLNPSSLDGTNGFVINIVGNNKFSLSVSNAGDINNDGIDDLILGAYEADPNGKENAGQSYVIFGGKNIGSGGTFNLSNLNGTNGFAINGIAAGNESGFTVSNGGDINNDGIDDLIIGASRAPANGVNQAGQTYVLFGGTNIGTSGTFNLSDLNRTNGFVINGITENSFSSSSVSNAGDVNADGIDDLIIGAPNSNQTYVVFGGRNVGKSGSLNLSDLNGTNGFAIPGGGAIGLSVSSAGDINNDGVDDLIIGAPFASPNGISGAGQSYVLFGGPNIGVGTLKLTGTPGADTLVGTASNNIIDGLAGNDTLTGGGGQDKFVIRRGDGNDIITDFGGVGKSPNPSAAVIAKVDTLQFTGSGLTVRNLLLTQIGKILEVTFENVANTKVTLQNFQLENLHNLKASGTRPAISNILFDGQTSITNFNVFDANSTQTSLFEKNTVTFLNDLSNDIQGFDNSADVVNAQGGNDKIDGKSGNDLLRGGAGNDTFIGGAGNDTLVGGAGADRFLYNTNAAFASAAVGVDAIADFKHSEGDKIILDKTTFSAITSATGTGFSNASDFKITSSAATSTAKIVYDAVSGQLFYNQNGSAAGFGSGGLFATLTGAPTLIGSDFIIQA
- a CDS encoding orange carotenoid protein N-terminal domain-containing protein, coding for MTSTNVNFLEQSVSKFQSLDTDDRLTVLALLYTEISDEIPAIALNDVQNESTASLLAQIQNLSQAEQLIALRQLLHPDEAGEKEIPTQDYTSMSVDCKLAFWYHLAQNLGTSVIGVPNDYIPSEKATEVLDLLHTPNLEDLVTFFKQVL
- a CDS encoding orange carotenoid protein N-terminal domain-containing protein, with protein sequence MTFTQTGDPTIREHVQAWQQLGVDQQLALFWFVYKEMGGSITPAAPGASTVSPEIAEGLFNQVKELSHEEQLQVQRDLINKVDTQISREYGSLGDTTKLLFWYRLSQGMDQGTIIPVPSDYELPSECQQLLGRIQGLEFEQQITLFRDYVSPMGAEAKAGAEI